The Heliorestis convoluta genome includes the window GCTCTTACACATAAGGCGCAGTCGACACAGACTTCTTCATTGATAAGTCGGATGCCACCTTCTACTTCAGAGATACAGCCAGCAGGGCATACGAACTGACAGGCACCACAAGCGACACATTCTGCAGGACGAATTCGATGAGCCATTGTTGCTCCACCTTTCTATGTATAGTA containing:
- a CDS encoding 4Fe-4S binding protein — translated: MAHRIRPAECVACGACQFVCPAGCISEVEGGIRLINEEVCVDCALCVRACPEDCIDKV